The Nothobranchius furzeri strain GRZ-AD chromosome 8, NfurGRZ-RIMD1, whole genome shotgun sequence genome includes a region encoding these proteins:
- the prkaa2 gene encoding 5'-AMP-activated protein kinase catalytic subunit alpha-2 isoform X2, with the protein MVMEYVSGGELFDYICKNGRVEDTEARRLFQQIISAVDYCHRHMVVHRDLKPENVLLDANRNAKIADFGLSNMMSDGEFLRTSCGSPNYAAPEVISGRLYAGPEVDIWSCGVILYALLCGTLPFDDEHVPTLFKKIRGGVFYIPEYLTHSVALLLMLMLQVDPLKRATIKDIRDHEWFKQDLPGYLFPEDSSYDATVLDDEAVREVCDKFECNDSEVVSSLYSGDPQDQLAVAYHLIIDNRRIMTQASEFYLASSPPQGSFIEDGMLLPPGVKPHPERMPPLLADSPKARCPLDALNTTRPKPLAVKKAKWHLGIRSQSRPYDIMAEVYRAMKQLSFDWKVVNPYHLRVRRKNPVTGNLVKMSLQLYQVDNRSYLLDFKSIDDDIMEAVGFKSGSSTPQRSGSIAGLHRPRLSIDSASPAIDLPLLSSSLPGSLSGCSPLLTPRQGSHTMDFFEMCARLITTLAR; encoded by the exons GTGGAGGACACAGAAGCTCGCCGTCTTTTTCAGCAGATCATCTCGGCTGTGGACTACTGCCACAGACACATGGTGGTCCACAGAGACCTCAAACCTGAGAATGTCCTGCTTGATGCCAACAGGAACGCCAAGATTGCAGACTTTG GACTCTCAAatatgatgtcagatggagaaTTCCTACGCACGAGCTGTGGTTCCCCTAACTACGCTGCCCCAGAGGTCATCtcaggaag GCTGTATGCAGGCCCGGAGGTGGACATCTGGAGCTGCGGGGTGATTTTGTACGCCCTGCTGTGTGGCACTCTGCCCTTTGATGACGAGCACGTCCCCACTCTGTTTAAGAAGATCAGAGGAGGTGTCTTCTACATCCCAGAGTACCTGACCCACTCCGTGGCCTTGCTGCTGATGCTCATGCTGCAGGTGGATCCACTCAAGAGAGCCACCATCAAAGACATAAG GGACCATGAGTGGTTCAAGCAGGACCTGCCGGGTTACCTGTTCCCAGAGGACTCTTCCTACGATGCCACCGTTCTGGATGATGAGGCCGTCAGAGAAGTTTGTGACAAGTTTGAATGCAATGATTCTGAAGTTGTGTCCAGCCTCTACAGTGGCGAtccacag GATCAGTTAGCAGTAGCTTATCACCTCATCATAGACAACCGGCGCATCATGACCCAGGCCAGCGAGTTCTACCTGGCATCTAGTCCTCCGCAGGGCTCCTTCATAGAGGACGGCATGCTGCTGCCTCCAGGGGTCAAGCCCCATCCTGAGAGGATGCCCCCACTTTTGGCTGACAGCCCGAAAGCTCGGTGTCCTCTAGATGCTCTCAACACAACCCGGCCTAAACCGCTGGCAGTGAAGAAAGCCAAATGGCACCTGGGTATCCGGAGCCAGAGCAGACCTTATGATATTATGGCCGAGGTGTACAGAGCTATGAAGCAGCTCAGCTTTGACTGGAAG GTGGTGAACCCGTATCACCTGAGAGTCCGGAGGAAGAATCCCGTGACAGGAAACCTGGTGAAAATGAGTCTGCAGCTCTACCAAGTTGACAACAGATCTTACCTCCTCGACTTCAAGAGCATTGATG ATGACATCATGGAGGCAGTCGGCTTTAAGTCGGGGTCGTCCACCCCTCAGAGGTCAGGCTCCATAGCAGGTCTCCACAGACCCAGGCTGAGCATCGACTCCGCGAGCCCAGCCATCGATCTGCCCCTGCTCAGCTCCTCCCTCCCTGGATCTCTGTCTGGTTGTTCCCCTCTCCTCACGCCTCGTCAGGGGTCACACACCATGGACTTCTTTGAAATGTGTGCCAGATTGATCACCACGCTGGCACGCTGA